The genomic interval GGCTATTCTACCCCAAACAAGGCAGCGATGGAATTTTTGCCAGAAGATATTACAGGGGATGAACGCTTCTATCCCGATGAAGAAATGACGTCTAAATTAGAGGTATATGAAAACCTTGGTCATCGTTCTCTTGCGGAATATAATGATTTATTCCTGGAGTTTAAGATGCATCGGAAATAAATTACGGAAAGATGAAGACTGGGACATAAGTATTCCAACTTTAACTTAACCCGAACAATCAAAAGATAATTCTATATGGTTGTTTGGGTTTTTAGTAGTTTTATAAAAGGTTCAGTTAGTGTTAATATCCGCAGCCTAAATACACTTCGCTTTCCATGGGGCGAGCGGTGAGCCTCCGGGGTCTCACCTGTCTCGCTAATCTCATAGGAGTCTACGTGTATTCAGGCTGCTCCATTTTACTCACTAATTTATTTTTTCTTAGAAAAATAATAAGTTTTTAGGAAATAACCTTTAAAAACGAAGTGGAATGGAGCGGAAAACACTCGACTCCTGCGGGAAGTAGAGCAAAGCCTAATACCCCATAGGCTCAGGTTGCTCCCCGACGCATCGAGTGTCTGTAGCGTAATGAAATGAATTGGTTTTTACATTTGGCTATTTAGTTTTGTCCCAGTTTCTTCTATGAGGATGTTGAATTCTGCTAATAAACAATTTCTCTATATTCTTGTATGCAACCTGCCTATACGGAAAATACTAACGGAAAACAAGGTGGGGTTAAAATGAAAAAGTTACTATGCTTCTTCTGCTTTCTTTCATTTCCATTAGGGATTTCCGCACAAGAGGTGGATTCATCTAATAATCAAGGGAGAAAAGAGCTAGCAATCGTTATCGATGATTTTGGTAATAACATGAAAGGTACAGAAGAGATGCTTAACTTACCGGTTCCTATAACGGTTGCTATTATGCCTTTCCTCTCTACTAGTAAAGAGGATGCTATTCTAGCACACAAAAAAGGACATGAAGTAATCATTCATTTGCCACTAGAACCGAAAAAAGGGAAAAAGAGCTGGCTTGGTCCTGGTGCCATTACTACCGATCTATCAGATGAGGAAATTAGAAAACGAGTAAAAGATGCGATTGAAAGTATTCCTTACGCTGTCGGAATGAATCATCATATGGGTTCAAAAGCGACAGAAGATAAAAGAGTGATGAGGATTATCCTAGAAGAATGTCATAAGCATAATCTTTACTATTTAGATAGCAAAACAACGAGTAAAAGCGTCATAAAGGAAATAGCAGAAGAACTAAATGTACCTTATTTAGAAAATGATCTCTTTTTTGATCATATATACACAAATCAGCATATTGCTAAACAAGCCAGTAGGTTAGCCAAAAGGTTGGATACAGAGCAGGAATTTATTGCCATTGGTCATGTAGGAGTTTCTGGTCCTTCTGTAGTAAGTGTTCTAAAACAATACATTCCTGTTTATCAAAAAGATGCAGATATTGTCCCACTTTCTACACTAGTAGAAGGCTATGAACTGCTCGATACTGATTTACCATAATATAGAAAAAGAGCAAAGCCATCACGCTATATCGAAAAAGATATATGACGCTGGTCTGTGCTCTCTTAATTAGATTAAACTATGAAATGGGTTTCATAACAATAGCTAGTTTAGAAAAAAATGACAAAGTGTTTTTATGCTTTAAAGAAAAGGAGATAGACTGGATTTGCCAGCCTGTCTCCTTTTCGATTTATTAATTATTTAGAGGATTATCATCATTTGGTTTTTGGACAGATGTTTGTTCGATTTTTGTATCTAGTTTATCTAGTCTCTTTTTGGCAAAGTCTTTGCCGCCGAGACCAAATGCTAATCCAAATGCTAAGGCAAGTCCACCAAGGATTAGAATAAAGGCAGAATTGACAATAGATGAAGCAACACCTAATTGGTCAAGTGCCATAAAAACAGTAATGGTGATAATCGCATATTTTGCGATAACTGGTAAAAGCTTGAAGTGAGCTCCTTGTAAAATACTGCTTAACAATTGCTGAACTAGGTAGCCTAACCATAATCCAACGCCAATAATAACAATTGCAGCGAGAACCATTGGTAAATAAGCAATTACAGCAGTTGATAAGGTTACTAAAAATTCTAGTCCTACTATATTTAATGCTTGTACAGCTAATAAGAAAACGATTAGGATTTGGACGATAGAACCAATGATATTTGAAATACTAGTGTTTGGGTTAATTCCCATTTTTCGTACATAAGTATCTAGACTAAGCTTTACTAATAAGGTAACAACCATTTGCTTTACCCATTTACCTATCCAAATACCTATTAAGATGAGGATAATGGCAATAGCGATATTTGGAATCATTGTTAACATACCATTTAACATGTTAATAGCCGGTTGAGAGATTCCTTGAATATCTAATTTCTCAAGCGCTGATATAACAGTTGGGATGAGAATGAAAATAAATACAATGTTGCCAATAACAGATGATAAGCTTACATTATCTAGAAGCTTGTTTATGCCTAAACGATTAGCTAAAGAATCTGTACCAATTGTTTGTAAGAAGTTTGTTAGAATGGTACGAACAATCTTTGCAACAAACCAACCGACTAAGACGATTAGGGCAGCTGCTAAAAGCTTTGGTAAAAAGGCAAGAATGTTTTGAAGCATATTGGCAAATGGCTCGGAAACACCGTATAAATTTAGTGCATCTAATACAGCTGGTAAGAATAGCAGCAACACTAAGTAGAAAACAATATTTGCGACTTTATCCATTATATTTTGCGGGTTATTCTTTTCTGTAAGATTCCATTTTTGCAATTTCTCATGAACCTTTAAAGTAGATCCAGTTTTTTTTATAAGGAATTTTAATCCAGACGCGATAATCCATGCTATAACAAGAATCAATGCAGCCTTTAAGATATTAGGAATAGCTCCAAGGATTGCGGAAAGCATATTCACTAAAGGAGAAGTAATAGCCGTTAAATTCAATATATTAAAGAATAGGGAAAAGACAAAAACTAATAATAAGTAAAAAACAATTTTGCTTATTATTTTTTCAGATGAGTATTTTCGTGGTTTTCCTTCTGGGAAAATTTTATCATCCAGCTTTGTTTTCTGCAGTCCTTTATATAGGGCTTTTTCAATAATTTTAGCAATAATCCACCCTGAAATTAAAACAACTACAGCTAAAATAAAATCGGGAATCTTGTCCCAAAAAGAATTCCAATTCCAGTAATAGTTCATATCCTTCACTCCTTGTTTTTAATTTATACTACTAATACCCAGCGAGTGAAGGATTAAACGTTCCTCTTAAGGGGAGCTTCTTCGTATGGAAGAGGTATAAGAAAAGAGAAGGTCTGGATGAAAGCCTTCTCATTTAGAGTGTATAAAAAATTTTTAGACATTGCTTTTGTGTATTTTAATGGATTAAAAAACTTAACATAATGTGTCTTCCTGTATCCTAGTCAGAATAAAGTCTTATTTTAACGCCTTTTCTTCAAAATCATATAAGCAATCATTACTTCCTACCATGATTAAAATATCTCCTTGACGGATTATTTCATCTGCTGATGGGGAGACGATTGTTTCTCCTGCTCGCTGAATGCCAATAATTGTGCAGCCGTATTTTGCACGTACGTCTAAGCCTATAATAGATTGATTATGTATTTTAGCTGAAGCCACCATTTCAACAATTCCGTGTTCTTTTGAGAGCTGAATATAATCAATCATACTGTCGGAAATAACGTGATGGGCAATTCTTTTTGCCATATCCTGTTCTGGATGAATTACACGGTCAGCACCGATTTTCTCTAAAACACGTTTATGATATACATCGGCTGCTTTTACCCAAACTTGGCTAATGCCCATCTCTTTTAAAAGCATAGTAGTAAGGGTGCTAGATTCTACATCATCTCCAAACGAAACAAAAGCATGATCAAAATTTCGTATACCGATTTGTGTTAGGGATGCTTCAGTAATATGTGTCATTTGGACGCAAAGTGTAGCAAATGCTCGATATTTTTCTACTTTTTCCAAAGATTGATCAATGGCTAATACTTCTGCTCCCATTTTATGAAACTCTTCTACTAAACTGCCGCCAAAGCTTCCCAGTCCTATTACTACAAATTGTTTTTTCATACTTATCCTCCTAGGGATGAAAAAATAGGTTCTTTGCCACCATTATACTTTTTTACAGAAAAGAAAGAAAATAATTTTTCTTTAGGAAAGGAAAATAATAGGAAGGAATGTTTTTTTCCAAAATAAAAACCACTTTTTCGATAGGAGAGGAAAAAGTGGTTTTATTCATTCTAAAATAAAGCTTATTCAGAAAGATAAGCAGTTAGCATCCATAAATGTTTCTCGATTTTACCAATTAGATCGACTGCTAAATCGTTTGTAATAACATCTTCTAATTCATCTGCATGCTCTGCTAGTGCTTTTAATTGTGTATTAATATGGCTGTAATCTTCTACTAAAGATTTTACCATTTCATTCGCAGTTAATTTCTCTGTGCTTTCTTGTAATGTGGATGTTTCAATAAATTCTTTTAATGTAGAAACCGGTTTTCCACCAATAGCAAGCAAGCGCTCGGCGATTTCATCCACTGCTTCAGCTGCCTCATCATATAACTCTTCAAATTTTTCATGAAGTGTGAAGAAAAATGGCCCCTTTACATACCAGTGGTGCTGATGAAGTTTTGTGTATAATACGCTCCAGTTAGCAATTTGCACGTTTAATTCTTTTTGTAATTCTACTTTTGTTTGTAATCCCATGTTTAACAAACTCCCTTCGACTGATTATATATTAATTATAACAAGTTTTAATTTAAAATCAATACTTATTTATAATTATTACAATTTAGTTTTTATTACAATTGAAAATACTAGTCATTTCGATAGGTTAGAGGGAAAGATTTTACTTTTTATTTTTTGTTGTCCTATTAAAATATATACCCCAATTACAAAGGAAAGGAAACAATAGGAAGGAAGAATTCATTAAATGGACAAATTTAAAAAGACTCAGGAAGTACACTGAGCCTTGAAAAAAGCTACAATTCCCATCAGAATGAAAAGGAATTAGAAGAAAACATATAGGATTTATAATGATAACGAATACTAAAAATAAGGCCCATTGCCATCATATTACACATTAAAGAACTGCCCCCATAACTGATAAAAGGAAGGGGAATCCCCGTTATCGGTAATAATTGTATGGTCATGCCAATATTTTCGAAAACATGGAAGGTAATCATGCTTATGACTCCAACACTAATATAAATACTGTAAGGATCTGCTGTTTGTAAGGCCGTCTTAATGAGGTGGTATATTAAGAAAAAATAAAGAATGATAACAATGCTACCGCCGATAAAACCGTATTCCTCGCCAATAATAGTGAAAATAAAGTCAGTATGCCTTTCGGGGATATATACTTCTTCATTTCCCAATCCTTTTCCACTAATAAGCCCTGATCCTATCGCCATTAAGGAATTAACTAGCTGGAATCCTGCGTCGCCAGCGTTTTGGGGATCAAGCCAAGAGTCAATGCGATCAAACTGATAGACTTTGACACCTATATACTTTTGTAATATATCTCTGCCAAAGATCGCTAAATAGAAAACAATGCTTCCAAAAGCTGCTGCTGTACCAAATAAAGGGATAAGTATTTTCCATGAAATTCCTGAAACTAATATCATTCCAATTAAAATCGCCATTAAAACGAGCGTTGTACCAAAATCCTGTACAATGACCAAGGCAATCGGAATTCCGGCAACAAGCCCAAGTTTACACATTAACATAAAATCTGTCGCTAGAGACTTATGAATAGTCTTTACATTATGTTTATTTATGACCTTTGCAATCGCTAAAATATAAAAAACCTTCATATATTCAGATGGTTGTACATTTCCAATGTTCGGAATAGCATACCAACTCTTTGCACCATTTATGATCGGAGTAAAATCTGTTTCGGGAATAACTAGAAGACCAATTAGTAAAACTGTCCCTATCCCATAAAGAATCCAAGTTATTTGTTGAATCTGTTCATTATCAAAATACATAATAATGGCAATTATAATAGAGCCAATGAAATACCACATAATTTGTGATTGTAAGTAAGAATCATTTGCGCTGTATATAGCAATACAGCTAACTAAACAAAATAACATAAGCAAAAGACATAAAGTCCAATCGAATCTTTCGGAAAATCCTTTTTTTGTTCTCATTCTAGCAAACCCCTAGTTCAAATTTCTTATATCTATATAGACGGAAAAGGAGAAGAATTTGTTTCCTTATTTTTCATAATCCTGTAAAAATACTGGTATGAATTTAATTTTTGCTTATTTAGGGATAGCGATTTTCTTAGAATATAGATTAAAGTAGGAAAGTTATGGCCCAAAAATCAGTTATATGATCCAAAGCAGAAAAAATAAGATTCAAACCCCAGTTATATGATCCAAAACAAATATATGGTCCAAACTTAAAATATATACCAACCACATAAAAAAAGAGACTGTCCTTATAAGACAGTCCTTCTTTCACATTAAATGAGTTAGGAAAATTTGAGCGATTCCGAAGTATATAAATAACGAAAAGATATCATTAAGTGTAGTGATTAACGGCCCTGAGGCAACGGCTGGGTCGATATTCAACTTATAAAGAATGATTGGAATTATAGTACCTGATAATGTTCCAATGATAAGTGTACAAATGAGAGAAAGGCCAACAACTAAGCCGAGCATGAGATCGCTTTGCCAAACATAGGCAATGATTGTAATAATAACTCCGCATGTAATCCCAATAATTAAACCAACTAATAGTTCCCTAAATATCAGCTTCGTTACAACTATTTTATTAATTGTATTAGAAATAAGTCCACGTACAACAACTGCTAATGATTGTGTTCCTGTATTACCAGTCATGCCTGAGATCATTGGCATGAAAAAGGATAAAGCTACAACTTTTGTAAGGACATCTTCATAATTGCTAATGATACTACCAGATACAACCCCGATAAATAAAAGTAGGATTAGCCATGGAAGTCTTCGATAGGCAGCAACCGATGCTTTTGTATCAAAATCAATTGATTTCCCTGAAGCAGAAAGTTTTTCGATATCTTCATTTGCTTCTTGGAAAACGACGTCAATCATATCATCGATAGTAACAATACCCATCAATATATTTTCATGATTTACAACTGGAATAGCCAAAAAATCATATTTCTGGATAGTTTGTGCTACTTCTTCTTGGTCTTGGTCCACTGTTACACTAATAACTCGTTCATACATGATGTCACGAATTTTATCCTGTGGTTCAGCAATTAAAAGATCACGGTAGGATACAACACCTACTAATTTTCTATTTTGATCAATTACATATAAATAACTCAATGTTTCTGCAAAATCTGCAAAGGATTTTAATTTATCAACGGCTTCACGCGTTGTGTAATAATCACGAATCCATACAAAACGGTTTGTCATAAGACGTCCAGCAGTTTCGTCTGGGTAGTTCATTAAGTTTTGCACGATGATTGATTCTTCTTTTTTCATTTCCGAAAGAAGTTCTTTAATTCTTTCTGGTGCTAAATCATTTAAAAGGGAGGCTAGATCATCATTATCCATTAAATCTAGGACTTTCCCGGTCTTGTCCATTCCTAATGTATTAAGCACTTCAAGCTGTTCCTCTTTATCTAACTCCTCTAAGAGATGGGCTAATAAGTCGACTTTAAGAAAAAGTAAAAAACGTGCCCTATGTTTATCGGGGAGACCCTCATAAATTTGAGCTATATCATATGGTTGTAGCTCATCAACGATGGATTCAAATTCAGATTTTTTATTGTCTTTTAGTGTCTGAATGATGTGAAGTGTGATTTGATTTTCTGTCATTTGGTGTATCATACTTCTCACTCTCCCTTCTGATGTCTTAGGCAATTATTCGACATATACCCTGTTTTATTATATGTAAATTAACGAAAGAATGAAATGGATAATTCTTTGGAAAAAAGGAGATTTTGAGAAAATATTTTATAAATCATAAAAAAACAGTGTTAAATATTCTGACAATTAACTTGAAAAGATTAGATTCTCCATTAAAATAAGGATATAACATGAATGACCACAGGCGACCGCCACAATCGCGACTTTTTTTCGTATATCCTTAATAATTGGGTTAAGGGTCTCTACTGGAAACCGTAAATTTCTTGCTACGAAAAAATATGCTTAACTAGCATATTTTTCGTAGTTTTTTTGTGTTTATTCCGAAATTCAAACAAGTATGGGGGAATATTAATGGGGAATTTGTTAATCAAAAATGCACAAATCGTAACGATGAATCAGACAGAAGAAATTGTTACAGGAGACCTTTATATAGAAGAGAATATTATTAAAGATATAGGGACCAATATTCAAAAAGATCATGTGGATAAAATAATCGATGCGACAAATAGAACCGTAATCCCAGGATTTATTCAAACACATATCCATTTATGCCAAACTCTCTTTCGTGGTAGGGGGGATGATTTAGAGCTGATGGATTGGCTTAGAAAAAGAATTTGGCCACTCGAGGCATCTCACGACAAAGAGTCGATTTATTATTCAGCAATGCTTGGTATTGGCGAGCTGTTGGAAAGTGGAACAACTACGATTGTGGATATGGAAACAGTCCATCATACAGAACATGCTTTTCGTGCTATTGCGGAAAGTGGAATACGAGCGGTATCTGGAAAAGTAATGATGGATAAAGGCGATGAAGTACCTTTGGCATTACAAGAGAACACAGCGGAATCTATTCAGCAAAGTGTTGATTTGTTGGAGAAATGGAATGGGTTTGACAATGGAAGAATTCAATATGCCTTTTCACCAAGATTTGTTGTCTCTTGTACAGAAGAGCTACTGAAAGAGGTGAAGAAGCTTTCAGATGAATATCGTGTAAAAGTGCATACGCATGCATCAGAAAACAAGGGAGAAATTCAAATTGTGCAAGAAGAAACAGGGATGAGGAATGTTGTTTACCTAGATCATCTTGGCTTAGCAAATGACAGATTAATATTGGCGCATTGCATTTGGCTGGATGAAGAGGAGAAGCGAATTATTCAAGAAAAAGGCGTTCACGTTAGTCATTGTCCAGGTTCCAATTTAAAGCTTGCGTCAGGCATAGCAGATACGCACCATCTTCTTTGCAATCATGCTTCAGTTAGCTTAGGAGCGGACGGTGCTCCGTGTAATAATAATTTGGATATGTTTAATGAGATGAGATTGGCTGCACTTATTCAAAAGCCCATTCATGGTCCAACTGCAATGGATGCGAAAACAGTTTTTCGAATGGCAACGATTGGCGGGGCAAAAGCGGTTGGTTTAGAAAAAGAAATTGGCAGTCTGGAAATTGGCAAGAGAGCAGATTTAGCTATTTTAAATCTGCAAAATTTTCATACTTTCCCTTCTTATGATGTGGATCCTATTTCAAGAATTGTTTATTCGGCAACAAGAGCAGATGTAGAGACAACGATTGTGGACGGTAGAATTGTAATGGAAAATAAAATCATGAAAACGGTGGATAAAGCTATTGTGTTAAAGGAAGCGGATATAAGTATAAAGAGGCTGTTAAGTAAAACAAACATAAGTTAATGGATAAATAATAGAACATCGTATCAGACAAGTGGCTAATAGAGTTTATCCACCTGTATGGTACGATGTTTTTGTTTGAAAGATAGGTCTGCCTAATAAAAGTAGAATTTATGAGGCAAATCTATTTTCCTTACTACTGAAAAAGGAATAACAAACAAGATAAGTACTTTATTCCTTTTTTTTCTAAATTGAAGATTATGTAAGCTATTTTGCCTAATTTTTGTTAAACTAAAATGGTTACAATAAGCGGAGCTAGATGTATGATAGTATGAATAACGGATTGTTATTAAAA from Niallia sp. FSL W8-0635 carries:
- a CDS encoding divergent polysaccharide deacetylase family protein, with translation MKKLLCFFCFLSFPLGISAQEVDSSNNQGRKELAIVIDDFGNNMKGTEEMLNLPVPITVAIMPFLSTSKEDAILAHKKGHEVIIHLPLEPKKGKKSWLGPGAITTDLSDEEIRKRVKDAIESIPYAVGMNHHMGSKATEDKRVMRIILEECHKHNLYYLDSKTTSKSVIKEIAEELNVPYLENDLFFDHIYTNQHIAKQASRLAKRLDTEQEFIAIGHVGVSGPSVVSVLKQYIPVYQKDADIVPLSTLVEGYELLDTDLP
- the mgtE gene encoding magnesium transporter; its protein translation is MIHQMTENQITLHIIQTLKDNKKSEFESIVDELQPYDIAQIYEGLPDKHRARFLLFLKVDLLAHLLEELDKEEQLEVLNTLGMDKTGKVLDLMDNDDLASLLNDLAPERIKELLSEMKKEESIIVQNLMNYPDETAGRLMTNRFVWIRDYYTTREAVDKLKSFADFAETLSYLYVIDQNRKLVGVVSYRDLLIAEPQDKIRDIMYERVISVTVDQDQEEVAQTIQKYDFLAIPVVNHENILMGIVTIDDMIDVVFQEANEDIEKLSASGKSIDFDTKASVAAYRRLPWLILLLFIGVVSGSIISNYEDVLTKVVALSFFMPMISGMTGNTGTQSLAVVVRGLISNTINKIVVTKLIFRELLVGLIIGITCGVIITIIAYVWQSDLMLGLVVGLSLICTLIIGTLSGTIIPIILYKLNIDPAVASGPLITTLNDIFSLFIYFGIAQIFLTHLM
- a CDS encoding FtsW/RodA/SpoVE family cell cycle protein — protein: MRTKKGFSERFDWTLCLLLMLFCLVSCIAIYSANDSYLQSQIMWYFIGSIIIAIIMYFDNEQIQQITWILYGIGTVLLIGLLVIPETDFTPIINGAKSWYAIPNIGNVQPSEYMKVFYILAIAKVINKHNVKTIHKSLATDFMLMCKLGLVAGIPIALVIVQDFGTTLVLMAILIGMILVSGISWKILIPLFGTAAAFGSIVFYLAIFGRDILQKYIGVKVYQFDRIDSWLDPQNAGDAGFQLVNSLMAIGSGLISGKGLGNEEVYIPERHTDFIFTIIGEEYGFIGGSIVIILYFFLIYHLIKTALQTADPYSIYISVGVISMITFHVFENIGMTIQLLPITGIPLPFISYGGSSLMCNMMAMGLIFSIRYHYKSYMFSSNSFSF
- a CDS encoding mechanosensitive ion channel encodes the protein MNYYWNWNSFWDKIPDFILAVVVLISGWIIAKIIEKALYKGLQKTKLDDKIFPEGKPRKYSSEKIISKIVFYLLLVFVFSLFFNILNLTAITSPLVNMLSAILGAIPNILKAALILVIAWIIASGLKFLIKKTGSTLKVHEKLQKWNLTEKNNPQNIMDKVANIVFYLVLLLFLPAVLDALNLYGVSEPFANMLQNILAFLPKLLAAALIVLVGWFVAKIVRTILTNFLQTIGTDSLANRLGINKLLDNVSLSSVIGNIVFIFILIPTVISALEKLDIQGISQPAINMLNGMLTMIPNIAIAIILILIGIWIGKWVKQMVVTLLVKLSLDTYVRKMGINPNTSISNIIGSIVQILIVFLLAVQALNIVGLEFLVTLSTAVIAYLPMVLAAIVIIGVGLWLGYLVQQLLSSILQGAHFKLLPVIAKYAIITITVFMALDQLGVASSIVNSAFILILGGLALAFGLAFGLGGKDFAKKRLDKLDTKIEQTSVQKPNDDNPLNN
- a CDS encoding Dps family protein, with the translated sequence MGLQTKVELQKELNVQIANWSVLYTKLHQHHWYVKGPFFFTLHEKFEELYDEAAEAVDEIAERLLAIGGKPVSTLKEFIETSTLQESTEKLTANEMVKSLVEDYSHINTQLKALAEHADELEDVITNDLAVDLIGKIEKHLWMLTAYLSE
- a CDS encoding 5'-deoxyadenosine deaminase, with translation MGNLLIKNAQIVTMNQTEEIVTGDLYIEENIIKDIGTNIQKDHVDKIIDATNRTVIPGFIQTHIHLCQTLFRGRGDDLELMDWLRKRIWPLEASHDKESIYYSAMLGIGELLESGTTTIVDMETVHHTEHAFRAIAESGIRAVSGKVMMDKGDEVPLALQENTAESIQQSVDLLEKWNGFDNGRIQYAFSPRFVVSCTEELLKEVKKLSDEYRVKVHTHASENKGEIQIVQEETGMRNVVYLDHLGLANDRLILAHCIWLDEEEKRIIQEKGVHVSHCPGSNLKLASGIADTHHLLCNHASVSLGADGAPCNNNLDMFNEMRLAALIQKPIHGPTAMDAKTVFRMATIGGAKAVGLEKEIGSLEIGKRADLAILNLQNFHTFPSYDVDPISRIVYSATRADVETTIVDGRIVMENKIMKTVDKAIVLKEADISIKRLLSKTNIS
- a CDS encoding potassium channel family protein is translated as MKKQFVVIGLGSFGGSLVEEFHKMGAEVLAIDQSLEKVEKYRAFATLCVQMTHITEASLTQIGIRNFDHAFVSFGDDVESSTLTTMLLKEMGISQVWVKAADVYHKRVLEKIGADRVIHPEQDMAKRIAHHVISDSMIDYIQLSKEHGIVEMVASAKIHNQSIIGLDVRAKYGCTIIGIQRAGETIVSPSADEIIRQGDILIMVGSNDCLYDFEEKALK